From Syntrophorhabdaceae bacterium, the proteins below share one genomic window:
- a CDS encoding MBL fold metallo-hydrolase, with product MQTKKNGEHVIEEVAADFYRAEIPLPDSVLKVVNSYVIRDGERNLIIDTGMYNERCFDAMQRAVKKLDVDLEKTDFFVTHSHGDHIGLVYQLVHPGSVVHISEPEIQIISGLQGKTRLLDIEAFLHMSAFPNKDPEKIFPPYAGRQHKSGVTLAFRIVNDGDVFERGGYRFRCVHTPGHSKGHMCLYEPDKKILIAGDHILKDITPGIQGKSAFEDPLADYLASLDKIYALDIDTVLPGHRHPFVNPRSRITAIKEHHRQRNNEVLAILREGSRNVYDLASRMTWNVDADSWDSFPVTQSFFATGEAFAHLRYLEERGEVIKKMEGQVAIYSLNQPR from the coding sequence ATGCAGACGAAGAAGAACGGTGAACATGTGATTGAGGAAGTTGCAGCGGACTTTTACCGGGCGGAAATCCCTCTTCCTGACAGCGTCCTGAAAGTAGTTAACTCGTATGTTATCAGAGACGGGGAGCGTAATCTCATTATCGACACGGGCATGTACAACGAGAGATGTTTTGATGCCATGCAGCGAGCAGTGAAAAAGCTTGACGTTGATCTTGAGAAAACAGATTTCTTTGTGACCCATTCTCATGGCGACCACATCGGCCTTGTTTACCAACTGGTTCATCCAGGATCGGTCGTACACATCAGCGAGCCGGAAATTCAAATCATTTCCGGATTACAAGGCAAGACCCGTCTCCTTGATATTGAGGCGTTTCTCCACATGAGCGCCTTCCCGAACAAGGATCCTGAAAAGATTTTCCCCCCGTATGCCGGACGTCAGCACAAATCCGGGGTTACGCTTGCCTTCCGGATCGTCAACGATGGGGACGTGTTCGAGAGGGGGGGATACCGGTTCAGGTGCGTACACACGCCTGGCCACAGCAAGGGGCATATGTGCCTGTATGAGCCGGACAAAAAAATACTCATCGCCGGTGACCATATACTGAAGGATATCACCCCCGGCATTCAGGGAAAGTCCGCTTTCGAGGACCCTCTGGCGGACTATCTCGCAAGCCTCGATAAGATCTACGCCCTGGATATCGATACGGTACTGCCGGGACACAGGCACCCTTTTGTGAACCCCCGAAGCAGAATCACCGCCATCAAAGAACACCATCGCCAACGCAATAATGAGGTGCTTGCCATCTTGCGGGAAGGGAGCCGTAACGTCTATGATCTCGCCTCCAGGATGACCTGGAATGTCGATGCCGACTCATGGGACTCCTTTCCTGTTACGCAGTCGTTCTTTGCCACCGGGGAAGCCTTTGCCCACCTGAGATATCTTGAGGAAAGAGGTGAGGTGATAAAGAAGATGGAAGGGCAGGTTGCCATCTATTCGTTGAATCAGCCTCGCTAG
- a CDS encoding alpha/beta hydrolase, protein MSRAFANGIYIEYETYGNSSHRPLLLVGGLSDQLIYWEDDLWKDLAAEGNYIIRFDNRDAGLSTKCEDGRAYTLDDMADDAAGLLDALKIERAHICGTSMGGMIAQTIAIRHPSRLLSLISIYSTTGNPDLPSGDPRVMKLLFAPAPREREAHIDHMVSLFKAFAGPGFAFDEAWTRMLVGKAFDRSFYPEGTARQVLAVGSQPDRRKALASVTVPTLVVHGTDDPLLPVEGGIDTVQAIPNARLLLIEGMGHDLPHGGAWPEVVEAIAAHISKLTL, encoded by the coding sequence ATGTCTCGCGCATTCGCGAACGGTATCTATATCGAATATGAAACATACGGAAATTCTTCCCACCGGCCTCTCCTGCTCGTTGGAGGACTGAGCGATCAGTTGATCTATTGGGAAGACGACCTCTGGAAGGATCTTGCCGCAGAGGGCAACTACATCATACGTTTCGATAACAGAGATGCCGGTCTCTCTACGAAATGCGAGGATGGGAGAGCCTACACCCTTGACGATATGGCAGACGATGCGGCGGGCCTCCTTGACGCCTTAAAGATCGAGAGAGCCCATATCTGCGGCACCTCCATGGGAGGGATGATCGCCCAGACCATTGCGATTAGACACCCTTCACGGCTCTTAAGCCTCATCTCAATTTACTCCACCACCGGTAATCCCGATCTTCCGTCAGGAGATCCCCGAGTGATGAAACTTCTCTTTGCCCCGGCCCCACGGGAACGAGAAGCCCATATAGACCACATGGTGTCACTCTTCAAAGCATTCGCAGGGCCCGGATTTGCCTTCGATGAGGCATGGACAAGGATGCTCGTTGGAAAAGCATTTGACCGCTCTTTTTATCCTGAAGGGACTGCGCGACAGGTCCTGGCTGTCGGCTCTCAGCCCGACAGGAGAAAAGCTCTTGCGTCTGTAACCGTACCAACCCTCGTGGTACACGGTACGGACGACCCGCTTTTGCCGGTGGAGGGCGGGATAGATACCGTTCAGGCAATACCCAACGCACGACTACTGCTTATCGAAGGCATGGGCCACGATCTTCCTCATGGAGGGGCATGGCCTGAGGTCGTCGAGGCCATTGCCGCGCACATATCGAAGCTCACCCTGTAG
- a CDS encoding MBL fold metallo-hydrolase, which yields MIIHTAGLIKNSFYVCGLSVYPVELFDGVTPVLFDGGITCAGRLYADTIRSVLGKKEPQIAFISHVHWDHCGAVSYLKDAFPSMRLATSPDSKTILQRPNAVQQIQSLNEEVQSIVAAFPEVDASRLIDRKFQPFAIDMELKDGEIIDLGGGVTVEALATPGHTRDHMSFYIPEKKALIASEACGCLDGTDAVVVQFLTDYDLYLSSLKRLAELPAEILCQGHRLVFVGRDEVRTFFDRSIKATIEFKDRVDELLEQEDRSLEKVVMQIKAEQYDTNTGIKQPEVPYLLNLRAQVKHLAVRAGSPGLKEM from the coding sequence TTGATCATACATACAGCCGGTCTCATAAAAAATTCCTTTTACGTCTGTGGACTCAGTGTCTATCCCGTAGAACTCTTTGACGGGGTGACGCCCGTGCTTTTCGACGGCGGCATCACATGTGCCGGTCGTCTCTATGCCGATACGATCCGTTCCGTGCTCGGTAAGAAAGAACCGCAGATCGCATTCATCTCGCACGTCCACTGGGACCATTGTGGCGCGGTTTCCTATTTGAAAGATGCGTTTCCATCCATGAGGCTTGCCACATCCCCCGACTCAAAGACGATCCTGCAAAGGCCGAACGCCGTGCAACAGATTCAAAGTCTCAATGAAGAGGTCCAATCCATCGTGGCAGCCTTTCCGGAGGTTGACGCCTCTCGTCTGATAGACAGGAAGTTTCAGCCCTTCGCCATAGACATGGAGCTGAAGGACGGCGAGATCATAGATCTGGGCGGGGGTGTAACCGTTGAAGCACTTGCCACTCCTGGACACACAAGGGACCATATGAGCTTCTACATCCCCGAGAAGAAGGCCCTCATTGCCTCCGAGGCCTGCGGATGTCTGGATGGCACCGATGCGGTGGTGGTACAGTTTCTCACCGACTATGACCTCTACCTCTCGTCCCTCAAGAGGCTCGCGGAACTTCCTGCTGAGATACTCTGTCAGGGCCATCGTCTTGTTTTCGTTGGGCGAGATGAAGTCCGGACCTTTTTCGACCGGTCCATCAAGGCAACTATTGAGTTCAAGGATCGGGTGGATGAGCTGCTGGAGCAGGAAGATAGATCCTTAGAGAAAGTGGTAATGCAGATCAAGGCCGAGCAGTACGATACAAACACAGGAATCAAACAACCCGAAGTCCCGTATCTGCTCAACCTGAGGGCCCAGGTGAAACATCTGGCCGTAAGAGCCGGCTCTCCCGGATTGAAGGAGATGTGA
- a CDS encoding secondary thiamine-phosphate synthase enzyme YjbQ, translating into MRSYRKELWFNTPTRRAFINITHEVEECLNESGIKEGLVLCNAMHITSSVFINDDESGLHHDFDVWLEKLAPHDPVSQYRHNTGEDNADGHLKRQIMGREVVVAITKGELDFGPWEQIFYGEFDGRRKKRVLVKIIGE; encoded by the coding sequence ATGAGAAGCTACCGCAAGGAACTCTGGTTCAACACGCCGACAAGAAGAGCTTTTATCAATATTACCCATGAGGTCGAGGAGTGTCTCAATGAGAGCGGCATCAAAGAGGGTCTCGTCCTCTGTAACGCTATGCACATTACGAGCTCGGTCTTCATTAATGATGACGAATCGGGTCTGCATCACGATTTCGATGTATGGCTTGAGAAACTCGCACCACACGATCCGGTCTCGCAGTATCGCCATAATACCGGCGAGGACAACGCGGACGGTCATCTGAAAAGACAGATCATGGGCAGGGAAGTCGTGGTTGCTATCACGAAAGGAGAGCTCGATTTCGGCCCCTGGGAACAAATCTTCTACGGTGAGTTCGACGGCCGGCGCAAGAAAAGAGTCCTCGTCAAAATCATCGGAGAATAG
- a CDS encoding flagellar basal body rod C-terminal domain-containing protein → MISGISASISGLTAFGDTLSNAAHNIANSNTDGYKAKIATITDDEKELPKVNLMTSNTSGALIEQYGVTRETSNVDLAVEFPQMMIAQRGYEANIQALKTQNEVLKSILDIVI, encoded by the coding sequence ATGATATCCGGAATCAGTGCATCGATTTCAGGTCTTACTGCATTCGGGGACACGCTTTCCAACGCCGCCCACAACATCGCGAACAGTAACACCGACGGCTACAAAGCCAAAATCGCAACCATCACGGATGATGAGAAGGAGCTGCCCAAGGTGAACCTCATGACGTCAAATACGTCCGGGGCCTTGATTGAGCAGTACGGTGTTACCCGGGAGACTTCCAATGTGGATCTTGCAGTGGAGTTCCCTCAGATGATGATCGCGCAACGTGGGTACGAGGCCAACATTCAGGCCTTGAAGACGCAGAACGAGGTGTTGAAGTCTATCCTCGACATAGTGATCTGA
- the kdsB gene encoding 3-deoxy-manno-octulosonate cytidylyltransferase translates to MKKVIVIPARYASIRLPGKPLREINGKPLIQWVYDRARESKLKDAILIATDDQRILEAARGFGADAVMTSPELRSGTDRVYEAMKGREGHIVVNLQGDEPFIRADMVDTLFSAIEKENLNMATLCSPLRDETEHTDPNTVKVVLDKDGFALYFSRSPIPHIREKKRAPVYKHIGIYGFERSFLEQFVSLGKSRLEETESLEQLRVLENGYRIKVLTTQYEGFGIDTEEDLERARMKLARTP, encoded by the coding sequence ATGAAAAAGGTCATCGTCATACCCGCCCGGTACGCATCGATAAGATTGCCGGGCAAACCCCTTCGGGAAATCAACGGAAAACCCCTGATTCAATGGGTGTACGACAGGGCCCGAGAATCGAAACTCAAAGATGCGATTCTCATCGCCACCGATGATCAAAGAATTCTTGAGGCAGCTCGTGGCTTTGGCGCCGATGCAGTCATGACGAGTCCTGAGTTGAGGAGTGGGACTGACAGGGTATATGAGGCCATGAAGGGTCGGGAGGGTCATATTGTGGTCAACCTTCAGGGGGACGAGCCCTTTATCCGTGCCGACATGGTGGACACGCTTTTTTCGGCCATAGAAAAAGAGAATCTCAACATGGCCACCCTCTGTTCTCCCCTCAGGGACGAAACCGAACATACCGACCCGAACACGGTCAAAGTGGTTCTCGATAAGGATGGGTTCGCACTCTATTTCTCACGCTCACCTATCCCCCACATCCGCGAAAAGAAAAGGGCGCCGGTCTACAAGCACATCGGCATCTACGGGTTTGAAAGGTCTTTCCTTGAACAGTTCGTGTCGCTCGGCAAGAGCCGCCTTGAAGAAACGGAATCGTTGGAACAGCTTCGCGTGCTCGAAAACGGTTACCGTATCAAGGTGCTCACAACGCAATATGAAGGTTTCGGCATCGACACCGAAGAAGACCTTGAGCGTGCCCGGATGAAGCTCGCCAGGACGCCTTGA
- a CDS encoding TIGR00725 family protein, with protein MRKPIVGVIGPGEKARKADIEAAEELGRRIADLGWVTLSGGRNSGVMEAANRGAKARGGTTVGVLPTSKREMISPYVDIPIITDMGNARNNINVLTSDVIIACGVGPGTVSEIALAIKARKKVILVLASASARKFFEELAHGLISFADSAEHAISLARKVIDNTLP; from the coding sequence ATGAGAAAGCCGATAGTAGGTGTTATAGGCCCCGGTGAGAAAGCCCGTAAGGCTGACATCGAAGCTGCCGAAGAGTTGGGAAGACGTATCGCGGACTTAGGATGGGTAACGCTCTCGGGAGGCCGTAACTCTGGCGTGATGGAGGCCGCAAATCGGGGAGCAAAAGCCCGGGGAGGGACAACGGTCGGGGTGCTGCCCACGAGTAAGCGCGAGATGATCTCACCCTATGTGGATATCCCCATTATCACGGACATGGGTAATGCGCGTAATAATATTAATGTATTAACAAGCGACGTGATCATTGCCTGCGGCGTGGGGCCGGGGACCGTCTCTGAGATCGCCCTCGCGATCAAGGCCCGCAAAAAAGTAATCCTTGTTCTCGCATCGGCGTCTGCCCGGAAGTTCTTTGAAGAACTGGCTCATGGCCTGATTTCTTTCGCCGACTCGGCCGAGCACGCAATTTCACTTGCACGTAAGGTCATCGACAACACACTGCCATGA
- a CDS encoding class I SAM-dependent methyltransferase, with amino-acid sequence MKKDVLDKQCGHWNERFSTYLEMFGSTESETARIARDIFVRQGVDRLLELGGGQGRDTIYFACNGFSVDVLEYAESALNAIIQSAGKHALTDRIAARRYDLRDGLPFLDGSFDACYAHQVLCMALTEGELEFLVNEVRRVLKKGGIFLYTVRNTEDPHYGQGIHRGEDLYETGGFIVHFFSREKVEKLAHGFEIIKMERAEKSRLPRRLFRVTLRKT; translated from the coding sequence ATGAAAAAGGACGTCCTCGATAAGCAGTGCGGTCATTGGAACGAGCGGTTCTCCACTTATCTCGAGATGTTCGGAAGCACCGAAAGCGAGACCGCGAGGATTGCCCGCGACATCTTTGTGAGGCAGGGGGTGGATAGACTCCTCGAACTTGGCGGAGGCCAGGGGCGCGACACGATATATTTTGCCTGCAACGGTTTTTCCGTGGATGTCCTTGAATACGCGGAAAGCGCCTTGAACGCGATCATCCAGAGCGCCGGCAAACACGCGCTGACAGACCGCATTGCGGCCAGGCGTTATGATTTGAGAGATGGACTTCCATTCCTGGACGGATCTTTTGATGCATGTTATGCCCATCAGGTGCTCTGTATGGCTCTTACCGAGGGAGAGCTCGAGTTTCTTGTGAACGAGGTGCGCCGGGTCTTAAAGAAGGGGGGCATCTTTCTCTACACTGTCCGAAATACGGAGGATCCGCACTACGGGCAGGGCATCCACCGGGGAGAGGATCTATACGAAACAGGCGGCTTCATCGTCCATTTCTTTAGCAGAGAGAAGGTTGAGAAGCTGGCCCATGGTTTCGAGATTATTAAGATGGAACGCGCGGAGAAGAGCCGCCTGCCACGGCGACTCTTTCGGGTGACGCTCAGGAAGACCTGA
- a CDS encoding molybdopterin-dependent oxidoreductase, producing MDNIKTVSRRDFIWFVSVFVVSFLMPHSSQGKEMERLLDSEDREGLNVRFIKPFKALDKAKWVLKIDGLCEKPVQLNLAALRKLPRVTQVSRMTCVEGWSGKAKWGGVLPRTLFDAVRPHKEARFLHFYSADDYYEHISLEELLKTRVIFAYEMNDAPLPDIYGGPLRLLMPSKYGYKSVKTIMRLEFVKEDGLGYWSNYGYSRDGTIEPGADHALDLKAYRTITKPGEPDY from the coding sequence ATGGACAACATAAAGACAGTAAGCAGACGGGATTTCATATGGTTCGTCAGCGTTTTTGTGGTATCATTCCTCATGCCCCACTCTTCACAAGGCAAAGAGATGGAGCGTCTTTTAGACAGCGAAGACAGGGAAGGTCTGAATGTCCGTTTTATCAAGCCGTTCAAGGCCCTCGATAAAGCCAAATGGGTTTTGAAAATAGACGGATTGTGCGAGAAACCCGTTCAGCTTAACCTCGCGGCGCTCAGGAAATTGCCCAGGGTGACTCAGGTTTCGCGGATGACGTGCGTGGAAGGCTGGTCGGGCAAAGCTAAATGGGGAGGCGTTCTTCCCCGGACCCTCTTCGATGCAGTGAGGCCACACAAGGAGGCCAGATTTCTCCATTTTTACTCGGCCGACGACTACTACGAACATATCTCGCTGGAAGAACTCTTGAAGACCCGCGTCATCTTTGCCTACGAGATGAATGATGCGCCCCTGCCCGACATCTACGGCGGGCCGTTGAGACTTTTGATGCCGTCCAAGTACGGGTATAAGAGCGTCAAGACGATTATGAGGCTTGAGTTTGTTAAAGAAGATGGACTCGGATACTGGTCAAATTACGGGTACTCCCGGGATGGAACAATTGAGCCGGGCGCCGACCACGCGCTTGATCTCAAGGCTTATAGAACTATTACAAAACCCGGAGAACCCGATTATTAG
- a CDS encoding DUF362 domain-containing protein: protein MERRDFLKLALSSFVVSQIPKKLFAKDPSLVAVSEGQDYAAITRKVIAAVGGMPLFVKKGDMVVVKPNMGWDRKPEFAATTHPIVVKTIVEECLKAGAHKVKIFDNPCNDPRRCYENSGILDALKGMNDVEVKQMDRERYKKTKLNGVFLKEWDIYDEALSAKVFINVPIAKHHDLTRLTLGLKNMMGILAEDRGYLHRGIDQALSDVSSVVKSHLTIVDATRILLHHGPQGGSLRDVRVANTVIASTDIVAADAYATTLFDLKPEDISTTVAAYKRGLGDMNLSKVRIVKV from the coding sequence ATGGAAAGAAGAGACTTTTTGAAACTTGCACTATCGTCATTTGTCGTAAGCCAGATACCCAAGAAATTGTTTGCCAAAGATCCATCCCTTGTAGCCGTATCCGAGGGACAGGACTATGCCGCTATCACACGTAAGGTGATTGCAGCCGTGGGCGGCATGCCGCTTTTTGTGAAAAAGGGAGACATGGTTGTGGTAAAACCGAACATGGGTTGGGATAGGAAACCCGAATTCGCAGCTACGACTCATCCCATCGTGGTCAAAACCATCGTGGAGGAATGTCTCAAGGCCGGCGCTCACAAGGTAAAGATATTCGACAATCCCTGCAACGATCCCCGCAGATGTTATGAGAATAGCGGCATCCTGGATGCCTTGAAAGGCATGAACGACGTGGAAGTCAAGCAGATGGACCGCGAACGGTATAAGAAGACGAAGCTCAATGGGGTCTTCCTCAAGGAATGGGACATCTATGACGAGGCCCTCTCGGCAAAGGTCTTCATCAATGTACCCATCGCCAAACACCACGACTTAACGCGGCTCACACTCGGCCTCAAGAACATGATGGGGATTCTCGCTGAGGACCGTGGCTACCTTCACAGGGGCATAGACCAGGCCCTCTCTGATGTGAGCAGTGTCGTGAAAAGCCACCTTACCATCGTGGATGCGACCCGAATTTTGCTACACCACGGCCCGCAGGGAGGTTCTCTGCGCGATGTGCGCGTCGCGAACACTGTCATCGCCTCCACGGACATCGTAGCAGCCGATGCATATGCCACAACGCTCTTCGATCTTAAGCCCGAAGACATCTCGACCACCGTCGCGGCCTACAAGAGAGGCCTGGGCGACATGAATCTCAGCAAAGTAAGAATAGTAAAGGTATAA
- a CDS encoding cache domain-containing protein, whose product MKRSLASFILLALIMAFSTLHAAQAFTQDDAKGLVGKVAEFWKANGKDKALAEVSNPKGQFVKGDLYAFCNDLNGVVLANGGNPGLVGQNHAKLKDPEGKLFNEEMIEIVKTKGSGWTDYSWVNPVTKKVQPKTVWVERIKGTDVFCGAGIWK is encoded by the coding sequence ATGAAAAGAAGTTTGGCAAGTTTCATTCTCTTAGCATTAATCATGGCGTTCAGCACGCTCCACGCCGCACAAGCCTTTACACAGGATGACGCCAAGGGTCTCGTTGGCAAGGTGGCTGAGTTCTGGAAGGCAAACGGCAAGGATAAGGCCCTTGCAGAAGTGAGTAATCCCAAAGGACAGTTCGTGAAAGGTGACCTCTACGCTTTCTGTAACGATTTGAATGGGGTTGTGCTGGCAAATGGCGGGAACCCCGGTCTGGTAGGACAGAACCACGCTAAATTGAAGGACCCCGAGGGAAAGCTCTTTAATGAGGAGATGATTGAGATCGTGAAGACGAAAGGCAGCGGCTGGACGGATTATTCATGGGTCAATCCCGTCACGAAAAAAGTACAACCCAAGACCGTGTGGGTGGAGAGAATAAAAGGCACGGACGTATTTTGCGGAGCCGGAATCTGGAAATAG
- a CDS encoding 4Fe-4S binding protein, producing the protein MKLTSARISQLLFLTVFCGLFIFTDYRGKDEISVAVNSFFRADPLVALSYLIATKSFTYLLIPGALMFLFSIALGRFFCGWVCPLGAIIDLVTHLIKKTVPLKFLKTSLKYYLLVTLLFTALFNINLSGILDPMAILVRALTFFLYPLFGYTVRSGWVGLYALLGDRRDSIEPFYNFLKAYILPFRETFYPLALVSFLLFLFVLFLERFEERNWCKNLCPLGALLGILTRFSPARRVPGRLCADCGECKNICPTGFDREVLQKSDCILCMECQLKCNLRRVRFKFGRIRHEGGAQKNEKLPVLERRVFIGGLLSGFFLSRIFAFQSATQSERLLRPPGVLNEGDFQKRCVRCGECMKVCLRSALYPDYFRAGLYGLFMPVMVPRLGYCEYNCNLCGQVCPTGAIPNLPPDRKKKSVVGLAVIDKNHCLPYAKKMNCIVCEEHCPIPEKAIRTEVVQDRDYQGNKIDLKRPYIVDELCIGCGICENKCPLEGKPAIEVFAKKNRS; encoded by the coding sequence ATGAAACTCACGAGCGCCCGCATCTCTCAGCTTCTCTTCCTCACCGTATTTTGCGGTCTCTTCATTTTCACTGACTACCGTGGTAAAGACGAGATTTCAGTGGCCGTAAACAGCTTCTTCCGGGCTGACCCGCTCGTTGCATTGAGCTATCTTATCGCAACAAAGTCCTTCACGTACTTACTCATACCGGGCGCCTTGATGTTTCTTTTTTCTATAGCGCTCGGCAGGTTCTTCTGTGGATGGGTCTGTCCTTTGGGTGCCATCATTGACCTTGTGACACATCTGATAAAGAAAACCGTGCCCCTCAAGTTTCTCAAGACTTCCTTGAAGTACTACCTGCTCGTCACCCTGCTTTTTACTGCCCTCTTTAACATCAACCTTTCGGGTATTCTCGACCCCATGGCAATCCTTGTTAGGGCACTCACCTTCTTTCTCTACCCTCTTTTTGGATATACCGTGCGGAGCGGCTGGGTGGGCCTGTACGCACTTTTGGGCGACAGACGCGACAGCATCGAGCCGTTCTACAATTTTCTTAAGGCTTACATTCTTCCCTTCAGGGAAACCTTTTATCCTCTGGCCCTTGTCTCATTTCTCCTCTTCCTTTTCGTCCTGTTCCTTGAACGTTTTGAAGAACGGAACTGGTGTAAGAACCTCTGTCCGCTGGGTGCACTTCTCGGAATCCTCACTCGCTTTTCCCCGGCGCGACGCGTACCCGGCAGGCTCTGCGCGGATTGCGGAGAATGCAAGAATATCTGTCCCACGGGCTTTGACAGAGAAGTCCTGCAAAAGAGCGACTGTATTCTCTGTATGGAGTGCCAGTTGAAGTGTAATTTGAGACGGGTCCGATTCAAATTCGGACGGATAAGACACGAAGGCGGCGCTCAAAAGAATGAAAAGCTACCGGTCCTCGAACGCAGGGTCTTCATCGGCGGACTTCTCTCAGGATTTTTTCTCTCCCGCATATTTGCCTTCCAGTCCGCCACCCAGTCAGAAAGACTGTTAAGACCTCCGGGCGTTCTTAACGAAGGTGATTTTCAAAAAAGATGCGTGCGTTGCGGTGAGTGCATGAAGGTGTGCTTAAGAAGCGCGCTTTATCCCGATTACTTCAGGGCAGGGTTATACGGGCTCTTTATGCCCGTCATGGTCCCGCGTCTCGGATACTGCGAGTATAACTGCAATCTCTGCGGCCAGGTGTGCCCTACCGGGGCCATACCTAACCTTCCCCCGGACAGAAAGAAAAAGAGCGTCGTCGGCCTCGCCGTGATCGACAAGAACCATTGTCTTCCGTACGCGAAGAAGATGAACTGCATTGTCTGCGAAGAACATTGTCCGATACCGGAAAAGGCAATCAGGACTGAAGTGGTACAGGACAGGGATTACCAGGGCAATAAGATCGATCTGAAGAGGCCCTACATCGTAGACGAGCTCTGCATCGGCTGCGGTATCTGCGAGAACAAATGCCCGCTCGAAGGAAAGCCGGCTATCGAGGTCTTCGCAAAAAAGAACAGGTCGTAG
- a CDS encoding peptidylprolyl isomerase yields MSFPQLTATITTNKGTIRLKLFPDKAPLTVLNFVNLSKRGFYNGLTFHRVISDFMIQGGCPLGTGTGGPGYKFKDEFSPELRHDKQGVLSMANAGPNTNGSQFFITHVPTPWLDMKHTVFGEVIDAGDQKVVDSIAVGDEITSIAIDGDDSQLVSDYKDEFDRWNSALARQ; encoded by the coding sequence ATGTCATTCCCGCAACTTACCGCAACAATTACCACTAACAAGGGGACTATCAGGCTCAAACTTTTCCCTGACAAAGCGCCGCTGACGGTGCTCAATTTTGTCAATCTGTCCAAGAGGGGTTTTTATAACGGTCTTACCTTCCACAGGGTCATCTCAGATTTCATGATCCAGGGTGGCTGTCCCTTGGGCACAGGCACCGGAGGTCCCGGATATAAGTTCAAGGACGAGTTCTCGCCGGAGTTAAGGCATGACAAGCAGGGCGTGCTCTCCATGGCGAATGCGGGACCCAACACAAACGGATCCCAATTCTTCATCACCCATGTTCCGACCCCGTGGCTCGACATGAAGCATACCGTTTTCGGCGAGGTGATCGACGCAGGCGATCAGAAGGTTGTCGACAGCATTGCGGTGGGAGACGAAATCACCTCCATCGCCATCGACGGAGACGATTCCCAGCTTGTGAGCGATTATAAAGACGAGTTTGACCGGTGGAACAGCGCGCTGGCAAGGCAGTGA